In one Cellulomonas sp. JZ18 genomic region, the following are encoded:
- a CDS encoding low molecular weight protein-tyrosine-phosphatase, producing the protein MTVCTGNICRSPMAEVVLRTKLEEAGLADVVEVDSTGISDEEHGNPVDRRARAVLRAHGYPTGEGHRARQVRASDLVSRDLLLPMTAAHARALRRMAGGDPAVTDRIRMLRTFDPTAEHEPGQPEDVLDVDDPWYGPDEAFERTLAEIEAAADGIVAHVRDGLAARARR; encoded by the coding sequence ATGACCGTGTGCACGGGCAACATCTGCCGCTCGCCGATGGCGGAGGTGGTGCTGCGCACCAAGCTCGAGGAGGCCGGGCTCGCCGACGTCGTCGAGGTGGACTCGACCGGCATCAGCGACGAGGAGCACGGCAACCCGGTGGACCGCCGGGCGCGCGCGGTGCTGCGCGCGCACGGCTACCCGACCGGCGAGGGGCACCGCGCCCGCCAGGTCCGCGCGAGCGACCTCGTCTCCCGTGACCTGCTCCTGCCGATGACCGCCGCGCACGCCCGCGCGCTGCGTCGCATGGCCGGCGGCGACCCCGCCGTGACCGACCGGATCCGCATGCTCCGCACGTTCGACCCCACCGCCGAGCACGAGCCCGGGCAGCCGGAGGACGTGCTCGACGTCGACGACCCCTGGTACGGCCCGGACGAGGCGTTCGAGCGCACGCTCGCCGAGATCGAGGCGGCCGCCGACGGCATCGTCGCGCACGTGCGGGACGGCCTGGCCGCCCGCGCCCGCCGCTGA
- a CDS encoding pyridoxal phosphate-dependent aminotransferase yields the protein MKVARRAHVPPFAVMEVLAAANARRAAGEHVLNLCAGEPSTGASDVVRQRAVDLLTTGDLGYTESLGAPGLRAAIAAHYRDTYAVDVDPSRVAVATGSSGGFMLAFLAAFDVGDRVALARPGYPAYANILTALGIEVVDLPCGPEQRYQPTVAQLEALDRPVDGLVVASPANPTGTMIEPAELAALAAWCGDHGVRLVSDEIYHGITYPDASGSTPETATAAQYLDAGAVVVNSFSKFWAMTGWRLGWLVLPDDLVTPVDALAGNVALCPPALAQHAGVAAFSAEGMAAARANVERYAASRRLLLDRLPDLGWDPVAPADGAFYLYGDVSATGLDSVTYCARLLDEAGVALTPGSDFDPVGGRDWVRLSFASAPEVVAEAADRVVEWQRRL from the coding sequence ATGAAGGTCGCCCGCCGCGCGCACGTGCCCCCGTTCGCCGTCATGGAGGTCCTCGCCGCCGCGAACGCGCGCCGCGCCGCCGGCGAGCACGTGCTCAACCTGTGCGCCGGCGAGCCGTCGACGGGCGCGTCCGACGTCGTGCGGCAGCGGGCCGTCGACCTGCTGACCACCGGCGACCTCGGGTACACCGAGTCGCTCGGGGCGCCGGGGCTGCGGGCCGCGATCGCCGCGCACTACCGGGACACGTACGCCGTCGACGTCGACCCGTCGCGCGTCGCGGTCGCGACCGGGTCGTCGGGCGGGTTCATGCTCGCGTTCCTCGCCGCGTTCGACGTGGGCGACCGCGTCGCGCTCGCCCGCCCGGGCTACCCGGCGTACGCGAACATCCTCACCGCGCTCGGCATCGAGGTCGTCGACCTGCCCTGCGGGCCGGAGCAGCGGTACCAGCCGACGGTCGCGCAGCTCGAGGCGCTCGACCGGCCCGTCGACGGGCTCGTCGTCGCGAGCCCCGCCAACCCGACCGGCACGATGATCGAGCCGGCCGAGCTCGCCGCGCTCGCGGCCTGGTGCGGGGACCACGGCGTGCGGCTGGTCAGCGACGAGATCTACCACGGCATCACCTACCCCGACGCGTCCGGCAGCACGCCCGAGACCGCGACGGCCGCGCAGTACCTGGACGCGGGCGCGGTCGTCGTGAACTCGTTCTCCAAGTTCTGGGCGATGACCGGCTGGCGCCTCGGGTGGCTCGTCCTGCCCGACGACCTCGTCACGCCCGTGGACGCGCTCGCGGGCAACGTCGCCCTGTGCCCGCCGGCGCTCGCGCAGCACGCCGGCGTCGCCGCCTTCAGCGCCGAGGGCATGGCCGCGGCCCGTGCGAACGTCGAGCGGTACGCGGCCAGCCGCCGGCTCCTGCTCGACCGCCTGCCGGACCTCGGCTGGGACCCCGTCGCCCCGGCCGACGGCGCCTTCTACCTGTACGGGGACGTGTCGGCGACGGGCCTGGACTCGGTGACGTACTGCGCGCGGCTCCTCGACGAGGCCGGTGTCGCGCTGACGCCCGGCAGCGACTTCGACCCCGTCGGCGGGCGGGACTGGGTGCGGCTGTCGTTCGCGTCGGCGCCCGAGGTCGTCGCCGAGGCGGCCGACCGCGTCGTGGAGTGGCAGCGGCGGCTCTAG
- a CDS encoding glucose-6-phosphate dehydrogenase, whose product MTAGVVVLGATGDLTARYLLPGLARVASAVPGGLRLVGVANDDLDTEGFRAHVRTKVARYEPDGPDPDVAALVDAAAWVRGDVTDPAALQAGIAAAEVADADPLVLYLALPHVLFLPVVEALAHVDLPSGLRVVVEKPFGEDLAGAVELNAALGRLLPEDQVFRVDHFLAKQTVLNLLGLRFANRVLEPLWSSTHVESVDIVFDETVDAQSRASYYDRSGALRDMVQNHLLQLLTYVAMEPPTSVAPADLAARKADVLRAVRTPDRDHVARWTRRARYTAGTVQGRAVEAYADAPGVDPARGVETYAEVTLWVDTWRWSGVPFRLRTGKALAADRREIVVRFRQVPHLVFPGQQPVRNELRLQLDPDRMSLDLNVNGIGDPFELETVTLDTELARQDPTPYGQLLLAVVEGDTRLSARAAEAEEGWRIVEPVLAAWADDAAPLEEYPAGSDGPA is encoded by the coding sequence GTGACCGCCGGCGTCGTCGTCCTCGGCGCGACCGGGGACCTCACGGCCCGGTACCTGCTGCCCGGGCTGGCCCGGGTCGCGTCGGCCGTGCCCGGCGGGCTGCGCCTCGTCGGCGTCGCGAACGACGACCTCGACACCGAGGGCTTCCGTGCCCACGTCCGCACGAAGGTCGCCCGGTACGAGCCGGACGGCCCCGACCCGGACGTGGCGGCCCTGGTCGACGCCGCGGCGTGGGTGCGCGGCGACGTCACCGACCCCGCCGCCCTGCAGGCCGGCATCGCCGCGGCCGAGGTCGCCGACGCCGACCCGCTCGTGCTGTACCTCGCGCTGCCGCACGTGCTGTTCCTCCCCGTGGTCGAGGCGCTCGCGCACGTGGACCTGCCGAGCGGGCTGCGCGTCGTCGTCGAGAAGCCGTTCGGCGAGGACCTGGCCGGCGCGGTCGAGCTCAACGCCGCCCTGGGCCGGCTGCTGCCGGAGGACCAGGTCTTCCGCGTCGACCACTTCCTGGCCAAGCAGACGGTGCTCAACCTGCTCGGGCTGCGGTTCGCCAACCGCGTCCTGGAGCCGCTGTGGAGCAGCACGCACGTCGAGTCCGTCGACATCGTCTTCGACGAGACCGTCGACGCGCAGAGCCGGGCGTCGTACTACGACCGGTCGGGTGCGCTGCGGGACATGGTGCAGAACCACCTGCTGCAGCTGCTGACGTACGTGGCGATGGAGCCGCCGACGTCCGTCGCGCCCGCCGACCTCGCCGCGCGCAAGGCCGACGTCCTGCGCGCGGTGCGCACGCCCGACCGCGACCACGTCGCCCGCTGGACGCGCCGCGCGCGCTACACGGCGGGCACGGTGCAGGGGCGTGCGGTCGAGGCGTACGCCGACGCGCCCGGCGTCGACCCCGCCCGGGGCGTGGAGACGTACGCCGAGGTGACCCTGTGGGTCGACACGTGGCGCTGGTCGGGGGTGCCGTTCCGGCTGCGCACCGGCAAGGCGCTGGCGGCCGACCGGCGCGAGATCGTCGTGCGGTTCCGGCAGGTGCCGCACCTCGTCTTCCCGGGGCAGCAGCCCGTGCGCAACGAGCTGCGCCTGCAGCTCGACCCCGACCGCATGTCCCTCGACCTCAACGTCAACGGCATCGGCGACCCGTTCGAGCTGGAGACCGTCACGCTCGACACCGAGCTGGCCCGCCAGGACCCGACGCCGTACGGGCAGCTGCTGCTCGCGGTGGTCGAGGGCGACACGCGCCTGTCGGCCCGCGCCGCGGAGGCGGAGGAGGGGTGGCGGATCGTCGAGCCCGTGCTCGCCGCGTGGGCGGACGACGCGGCGCCGCTCGAGGAGTACCCGGCGGGCAGCGACGGTCCGGCCTGA
- a CDS encoding heme-degrading domain-containing protein, translated as MDETDLAALVARLEQDETARVLPRFTNDDAWWLGTWVRDTARERGLSVVVDVRRGEHQLFHAALDGTSADNDAWVERKVRTVRRLGQSSYLVGRRLALKGQTLLDIGLDPLLFVAAGGCVPVVVDGVGPVGTLAVSGLPQADDHALAVEALAALREHQGSGAA; from the coding sequence ATGGACGAGACGGACCTGGCCGCGCTGGTGGCCCGGCTCGAGCAGGACGAGACCGCGCGGGTGCTCCCGCGGTTCACCAACGACGACGCCTGGTGGCTCGGGACGTGGGTGCGGGACACGGCGCGCGAGCGCGGCCTGTCGGTCGTGGTGGACGTCCGCCGGGGCGAGCACCAGCTGTTCCACGCCGCGCTCGACGGCACGTCGGCGGACAACGACGCCTGGGTCGAGCGCAAGGTCCGGACGGTCCGGCGGCTGGGGCAGTCGTCGTACCTGGTGGGCCGCCGGCTCGCGCTCAAGGGGCAGACGCTCCTCGACATCGGCCTGGACCCGCTGCTGTTCGTCGCGGCCGGCGGGTGCGTCCCGGTGGTCGTCGACGGGGTCGGGCCGGTCGGGACGCTCGCGGTCTCGGGTCTGCCGCAGGCCGACGACCACGCGCTGGCCGTCGAGGCGCTCGCGGCGCTGCGGGAGCACCAGGGCTCCGGCGCCGCCTGA
- a CDS encoding SDR family NAD(P)-dependent oxidoreductase translates to MHTIVMTGGTRGIGRAAAAEVLRRDASAHLVLVGRAGSVRSAADALGPARVVPVGADLARLGDVRAATARIGHLLDAGDVPPLRTVAANAGVQLPDALHTTDGLETTFAVNVLSVHVLLRGLEPWLRAPARAVVTVSDTHFGDLRHNLGLVPAPRWSEPAVLARPGAFDRPGTVAAGRTAYSTSKLAAVHLVHAWARHAPAGVDVLSWNPAFVPGTGLTRAAGPATRFLNRRLLPLLARTPLLDTVGTAGASLAALLLGDLTAASGAYVDRRRVVPSSPESYDEAREDALWRFAEDVHAGVVV, encoded by the coding sequence GTGCACACGATCGTCATGACCGGAGGTACCCGAGGCATCGGCCGCGCGGCGGCCGCCGAGGTGCTGCGCAGGGACGCGTCGGCCCACCTCGTCCTCGTGGGGCGCGCCGGCTCCGTGCGGTCCGCGGCGGACGCCCTGGGTCCCGCCCGCGTCGTACCGGTCGGCGCGGACCTCGCACGCCTCGGGGACGTCCGCGCCGCCACCGCCCGCATCGGCCACCTGCTCGACGCGGGCGACGTGCCGCCGCTGCGGACGGTCGCGGCGAACGCCGGGGTGCAGCTGCCGGACGCGCTGCACACCACGGACGGCCTCGAGACGACGTTCGCCGTCAACGTGCTGTCGGTGCACGTGCTGCTGCGCGGGCTCGAGCCGTGGCTGCGGGCGCCGGCCCGGGCCGTCGTCACCGTGAGCGACACGCACTTCGGCGACCTGCGGCACAACCTCGGGCTCGTGCCGGCGCCCCGCTGGTCGGAGCCGGCGGTGCTGGCCCGGCCGGGTGCCTTCGACCGGCCGGGCACGGTCGCCGCCGGCCGCACCGCCTACTCCACGAGCAAGCTCGCCGCCGTCCACCTCGTGCACGCGTGGGCCCGGCACGCCCCGGCGGGCGTCGACGTGCTGTCCTGGAACCCGGCGTTCGTGCCCGGCACAGGGCTCACCCGCGCGGCAGGTCCCGCCACCCGGTTCCTCAACCGGCGGCTGCTGCCGCTGCTCGCACGCACTCCGCTGCTCGACACCGTCGGGACGGCGGGCGCGTCGCTCGCGGCCCTCCTCCTGGGCGACCTCACGGCGGCGAGCGGGGCGTACGTCGACCGGCGCCGCGTCGTGCCGTCGTCGCCCGAGTCGTACGACGAAGCCCGCGAGGACGCCCTGTGGCGGTTCGCGGAGGACGTGCACGCCGGCGTGGTCGTCTGA
- a CDS encoding TetR/AcrR family transcriptional regulator: MATRAETAAGTRRALLDAAGRLLDAGGEPAVTLRDVGAGAGVSRTAPYRHFADKDDLLAALAADAWTSAADRVRAVAEDDRLAPTDALRRALAALVDLGRTRPHLYRLMSTPPAASSPPVVAAASAAQDALLVLVARAVGDARARPVGGLLVATVHGAVDLHLAGHLPAEKWDVDLDGLVDLAVAAVART; the protein is encoded by the coding sequence ATGGCGACCAGAGCCGAGACCGCGGCCGGCACGCGCCGCGCCCTCCTCGACGCGGCCGGCCGGCTGCTCGACGCCGGTGGCGAGCCCGCGGTGACCCTGCGGGACGTCGGCGCCGGCGCGGGGGTGTCCCGCACCGCGCCGTACCGGCACTTCGCGGACAAGGACGACCTGCTCGCGGCGCTCGCCGCGGACGCCTGGACCTCCGCGGCTGACCGGGTCCGGGCCGTCGCCGAGGACGACCGGCTCGCTCCGACCGACGCCCTGCGCCGCGCGCTCGCGGCGCTCGTCGACCTCGGGCGGACCCGGCCGCACCTGTACCGGCTCATGTCCACGCCGCCGGCCGCGTCGTCCCCGCCGGTCGTCGCCGCCGCGTCGGCCGCGCAGGACGCGCTGCTCGTGCTCGTCGCCCGTGCCGTGGGCGACGCCCGCGCACGGCCGGTCGGCGGACTGCTCGTCGCGACCGTGCACGGTGCCGTCGACCTCCACCTCGCCGGCCACCTGCCCGCCGAGAAGTGGGACGTCGACCTCGACGGCCTCGTCGACCTGGCCGTCGCGGCCGTCGCCCGTACCTGA